In Arthrobacter sp. CJ23, the genomic window CGTACCCCACTCGCCGGCAAAACCATACTGCTCGGAAAGATCCAGGGGTTTTCCGCCTGGCACCACGGTGGCGAGCTTGTCCAGAACTCCGGTGAACTCCTCAGCTGTCCACGCCTTCTCCGGGGTGGTCGGGTAGGCGACGCCGGCGGCATTCAGCAGCTTCTTGTTGCCCCACAGCGCCAGGCCGGCGTTCATCATGCCCACGCCATAGGCGGCATTGTCAACAGTGTTCTGCGCCTTGATGGAATCCGTCTGGTTCGACAGCGTTGCGTCGGACACGGAGCCCTTCAGGGGGGCCATCTTGCCGTTGTAGACGAAGCTGGCCAAGGTGGGCCCATCGAAGTCAAGAACATCAGGCAAGTCGCCCGGTGCGGCAGAGTTCACGGCCTTGGTGTACTGGTCGGAAGGGAATAGCTTCAGGTTCACTTTGATCTTGCTCTGTGAGCTTTCGAAGCTCGAGATGATCTTCTTCAGTGCATCGTTCTCGGCAGCCTGTCCATCGACGGCCCAAACATTAATGGTGCCCTCGCCGGAGCCTGCCTCAACGGAGGGGCCGGCGCTGCCGGTTCCCGGACCGCCGCAGGCAGTTAGTGCCATGGCTGCGATGGATACTGCGGCGGCAGCGGTGAGGATCCGCGCCCCGCTCGTGGATTTCGGAATGGTCATCATTGATCCCTTCGGAGGATGTGAAATTTTAGGGAAAGCATTCAAAATGCTGTCGACATCGTCAGGCGAAGCGTGAGGAGGATCACTACCCAGGGGCTTGAGAATGAGTCTACGCGGGTAGACTCATCAGTGCAAGCGTCTTTTCAGCCTTGGTAAGCCTTGGGCGAGTCGTCGACAAGATCATAGTCAACGCGGGTAGACTATGAGGAACAACGGAGTATAGAGGTGGTCTTCATGGCAAATCTGCAGGCGCAGGCCGGATCCGGAAAGGTGACACGGACCGACGTCGCCCGCTATGCGGGGGTGAGTACGGCAGTCGTCAGCTATGTCATCAACGGGGGTCCCAAACCGGTCGCGACAGCGACTGCGGCACGGGTGCGCGAAGCCATCAAAGTGCTCCAGTATCAGCCCAATGCAACAGCCCGGGCCCTGTCCCTGGGCTCCACGCGGCTGCTGGGCATGATTGTTCCCGACAGCACCAACCCCTATTTCGCTGAGCTCACGGACGCCATCGCGCAGGCAGCGGCCGCCCGCGGCTACGCACTCCTCGCCGCCAACTCCCGCACGGATGCCAACACGGAGCGGCAGAACACCCTCAATCTCGTCTCGCGGCAGGTCGACGCGATCATCCTCGCCACCGTGCTGAGCCCAAGTGAAGTCGCCGCCATGCCGGTCCAGGGAATCCCCCGGGTGCTCATCGACCAGTCCAGCGCCGTGCACGGCATACCCACGATCAGTACCGACTTTGAACAAGGAGCCGCAATGGGCGTCCGGCACCTTATCGGTCACGGCCACGAGGACATTGGCATTCTGGTCGGCAAGGACATTGACCCGTCACGTGTGGACCCACGGCAAAACGGCTGGAGGAAGGCGCTTCGCGAGGCAGGCCTGCCCGACGGACCCGCGGAATTCACGGAGTTCACCAGGCAAGGCGGCTACGAAGCCACGCTCCGCCTTCTTGAGCTGCCGAAGCCGCCGACGGCCATTTTCGCCAGCTCTGACCTGTTGGCCGTCGGAGCCCTTCGCGCCATCCACGAAGCCAACATGTCCGTACCCGGTGACATTGCCGTTGTCTCCTTCGACGGAACTTCCGAATCGGAATTCAGCTGGCCTCAGCTCACCACGGTGAGACAGCCGATCAACCAAATCGCCGACGCAGTCCTTGAATCAGCTCTCTCCAGTGACGAGCCAGACGGCGAGATTCAACTGTTTCCCACCGATTTGGTCATCCGGCGATCTTGCGGTTGCTAAGACTTCTCAATGTGTCCGGTCTGTGAAGTCCCAGCAGCGAGGCTGCCCAGCAACTTCAGGCGCTCCTCGCTTCGGGTACCCGGTTTGGCTGTGTAGCCGGACATGAACCATACGGGGTTCGCAGGGGAGTCCATTGCCTCGTACACCAACTCGAGGTCGCCGACCTCGGGATGATAGACGCGTTTGATCCCGGTCCGGTGGTGCCGGACATCGTGCGCAGCCCAGCGCAGCCGGACTTCATCACTGCGGGTCATCAGCTCTCGGACGCTTATCCCGAGGATTCTGGCCGGCGTAACTGCGCAGCGTGGCGACGATGTCGGACGCGTTCTGCTCCCATTCGGAGAAGAACACCCTCGCTGCCGGGCTGAAGAAGGTGAACCTGGCGGTGTTGCCATGGCTTGCCGGATCCTCCAGCAGCGGCGCGTAGAGGGCATGGCCTTGCGCGTTGGCCAGCCACGAAGTCCATCCAGGGGTCTCGTGCCCAGACGGGCATGGCGATCGCGTCGATGAACCGTTGCAGGCTCGGAAGGAATGGCTGCTCCACCAGACGTTTGCGACGGCGGACCGGCTGGGGACCGGCAGCCTCGGCCGGGGCGTGCAGGTGATCGATCTCCGCCTCGTCCAGGCGCAAAGTTCTGGCAATGCCGTCAAGGATCTCATGGGAGACTCCGCGCAGGTCCCCCGTTCCATTCGCGCGTTGTACTCTACGCTGACGCCGGCCAGCATGGCTACTTCCTCGCGCCGAAGGCCCGGTACCGAAAGTCGGAGGGACCCGCGCTCACGTTACGGAAGTCGTCTCGGGCAGGGCACTGGCGGCGATCGTCCGGGTTGGACACTTCAAGCTTTCTGCGAAGATTTTTCCTCGGCACGCCGTTACGACATTGATGCTCCAGCGGTGTCTAAGAGTGTTCATCGGCTACCGGCGATCACTCAGATCCGACCATGGACACCCCGCTCAAAATCAGCGCGAACGCTGGCATTTCGGGCAAAAATGGGAGGACCTGTTCATGAAGGCCATGCGCTTAATCGGGGTTCCGCAGCGACGACAGGGCTCGCCCTCACGCCCATAAACTTCAAGGTCTCTTGCGAAGTAGCCGGAATCGCCGTTGACGTTGACGTAGAGGGAGTCGAAGCTGGTGCCGCCGGCGGCGAGGGCGTCGCTCATGACGTCCCGTGCGGAGTCCACCAGGCGCTCGGCGTCGGCCCGGCGCAGCGTGTCCGTGGGCCGGGCGTAGTGCAGCCTGGCCCGCCACAGGGCCTCGTCCGCGTAGATGTTCCCGATGCCCGAGATCACGCCCTGGTCCAGCAGCGCCCGCTTCAACCCGGTTTTCCGGGACCTGACTTTGCGGTAGAAGTCCTCGAAGGAGAAGTACGGATCGAGCGGATCGCGCGCGATGTGCGCGGCTTCCTCGGCAATCTCCGGGAGGGGCGTTTCGCCCAGGCCGCCAGGGCCGCCGTCGGGCGTGGGAACCAATGCCGTGACGAACAGCCCGCCGAAGATCCGCTGGTCCACGAAGCGCAACTGTTCGGGCATGCCGTCGGCGGGGCTGAGCCGGATCCTGACCTTGAGGTGCTTTTCGTCGGGGACGTGGGGGTCCTGCATGAGCAGCTGCCCGCTCATGCCCAGATGCGCCATGAGCGCGACGCCGGGAAGCGGCCCGCCGCCGTCGGGCCCGCCGCCGGAACCTTCCACGGCGAGCGGCATCCAAAGGAACTTTCCGCGGCGGACAACGTCCAGGACGGTGGCGTGTTCGAGGTTGCCGATGAAGTCTTCGGTGCCCAGGCTGTGGCGCCTGATGGACCGGGGGTCCAGGACGTCCACGGAAATGATGGTGCGGCCGCGCACCCAGCGGGCCAGGCCGCGGCGCACCACTTCGACTTCGGGAAGCTCAGGCATGGGGTCAGGCGGAGGCAGGACCGGCCGCGGCACTGTCCTGGATGGCACTCTCCTGGGAAGCGCCGTTCTGGGCCGCTTTGTCCCGTACCGTAAGCGTGCGCCAGGCATCTGCCGCGGCTTCCTGTTCGGCCTCCTTCTTGGAGTGCCCGGAGCCGTTGCCGTAGGACGTGCCGCCGATCAGCAGCTCCGCCACGAAAGTGCGGGCGTGGTCCGGGCCGGAGCCGTTCACGGCGTAGTGCACGGAGCCGAGCTGCCGGCTTGCGGCCAGTTCCTGGATGCTGGTCTTCCAGTCCGTCCCCGCGCCAAGGGTGGCGGCGTCCAGGAGGAGCGGGCCCACCAGGCGCATGACCAGTTGGCGTGCGGTCTCGATGTCGTTCGAGAGGTACGTGGCCCCGATCAGCGCTTCCATGGTGTCAGCGAGGATGGAGGCCTTGTTCTTGCCGTCGGTGAGCTTTTCGCCCTGGCCGAGGTAGATGTACTCGCCGATGCCCAGTTCCCGGCCGATGCCGGCAAGGGCCCTGGTGCTGACGACGGCGGAGCGCCGCTTGGCGAGGTCGCCTTCGGGCAGTCCGGGGTTGTCGCGGTAGAGCGAGTCGGTCACGGAGAAGCCCAGGATGGAGTCGCCGAGGAACTCGAGGCGCTCGTTGGTGGGAATCCCGCCGTTCTCATACGCGTATGAGCGATGTGTCAGAGCAAGACGAAGCGTCTCGGCGTCAATAGAGACACCGAGACGCTTCAGAAGCTCTTCAGTTGAAGACATCCTTTGTCAGCCTGTGCGGCAGATTAGGCGTCTGCGACCTTGCGTCCCTTGTATTCAAGGAACAGCGCAGTGCCGGCGGAGTCGGTAACGACCTTTGCCTGGTGCGGCAGGCTGTAAACAACCTGGCCGTTTTCGATGGTCTTGACCAGGGCGGGGGCAGTTGCCTTCCACTGGGCACGGCGGGCGCGTGTGTTTGCGCGAGACATTTTCCGCTTGGGAACAGCCACGGCTATCTCATTTCTCTCTTAGTCGAACACTTACTAATCAGTTTGCCGGTCAGTCTTAGCCAGGTCAGCTAGGGCAGCCCAGCGAGGATCAATGACCTCGTGGTGGTGCCCCGGCTCGTCTTCCAGGCGTACTCCACATTCGGAGCAAAGGCCCTGGCAGTCTTCCCGGCACACCGGCTGGAACGGCAGCATGGTAACCACTGCGTCCCGCAACACCGGCTCAAGATCGATCAGATCGTGCTCGACTCGACGTTGCTCTTCATCGTCTTCTTCATCGGAAAGCTCAATGCCCTCGTAGAAGAAAAGTTCTTGCACATTGACCTCAAGGTCATACGCAAGGGGATCCAGGCATCGGCCGCATTCGCCGGAAACTTCGACGCTTACGGATCCGGATACCAGAATTCCTTCGTGTACGGCCTCAAGTCTGAGGTCCAGCTCGACGTCCGAGCCTTCCTTCACGCCAATGAGTGCCACACCAAGGTCACTTGGTGCAGGTACATGTTCGTTGAGTGTCCGCATGGTCCCTGGACTGCGTCCAAGGTCCTTGACTACCAGCGCCAAGGGCGAACTTGCATCTCGCTTAATGAGAACTCCTGTAGAACATATGACCGACGTACCATCTTAGCCTGATCACGCGAAAGGACTCAAACCGGGGCCGCTTGGAAAGTAATTCCTGAATGGATCCGGCATCGAGCACCGCGTGGGCGGCGGAAAGGTACCGGTACAGCCTACCCTTTGCGGGGCTGTTCTGTTGGAGGCTCGCCGGCAAGGAGCCGCTTCAGCACGGATTTGGGCACGAATTCGGAGATGTCCCCGCCCAGGGCATTGACCTCCTTGATGAGCGTGGAGGACAGGTGCAGATAGTGCGATTCCGCGGGCAGGAAAACGGTCTCGACGCCGCTGAGCTGGCGGTTCATGGTGGCCATGGGCAGCTCGTAGTCGAAATCGGATGACGAGCGCAGGCCCTTGACGATAGCGGAGATCCCGCGGTGCCTGCAGTATTCGGCGAGGAGGCCCTCGCCCATGGGTTCGACGATGATGCCGCGCAGCGAGGCCAGGGTTTCCCGCGCCATGTCCATGCGCTCCTCCAGGCTGAAGCGGTACTTCTTCGTGTAGTTGGTGGACACGGCGACGATGACCTCGTCGAACAGCCCTGCTGCCCGGGCGATGACTTCGAGATGTCCGTTGTGGATGGGGTCAAAGGATCCAGGGCATACCGCACGTCTCATGCTCTGAACCTACCCCATCTAACTGGCGGGATACCATGGCTGGAATGGCGGACCGGACTGGCCGGATCCGCCGTGCAGGAAGGCAATGCAGACAGTGACGAGCCCGGCCACATCATCCGAGACCGCTCCAGCCCCGTGGCAGCGTGCCGCAACGGGCGCCAACCTGCTCTCCCCGGACGGCAGCCTGGGCGTGACCATCTTCGAGGAGATGACCATGCTCGCCTTGTCGGCCGGCGCCATCAACCTCGGCCAGGGTTTCCCGGATGAGGACGGCCCCGCGGAGATCAAGGCGGCCGCACAGGCCGCCATCGCCGCCGGAGTCAACCAGTACGCCCCGGGCAAGGGCTTTGCCGTCCTCCGCGAAGCCGTGTCCGCCCACCAGGAACGCTTCTACGGCCTGACGCCGGATCCCGAGACCGAAGTCATCGTCACCACGGGCGCCACAGAGGGCATCGCCGCAGCCTTGCTGGCGTTCATCGAGCCGGGGGACGAGGTCCTGACCTTCGAGCCCTTCTATGACTCCTACGGCGCCATCATCGGCATGGCCGGCGGCCGGCACGTCACCGCTCCCCTGCTCGCCCCCGACTTCATGCCTGACCTGGACGCCCTCGAGTCTGCCTTCAGCTCCCGCACCAGGGCAGTGCTCCTGAACAACCCGCACAACCCCACAGGGGCCGTCTTCCCCCGCGAGGTCCTCAGCCGCATCGTGGAACTCGCCACCAAGTACGGTGCCCTGATCATCAGCGACGAGGTCTACGAGCACCTGACCTTCGGCGTCCAGCACATCCCGGTGACCACCATCCCCGGCGCCGCGGAACGCACCATCACGATTTCCTCCGCCGGCAAGACCTTTTCCTTCACCGGATGGAAGATCGGCTGGCTCAGCGGTCCGCAGCAGCTGGTGGCCGCCGTCCGCACCGTGAAGCAGTTCCTGAGCTACAGCTCGGGCACGCCGTTCCAGGGCGCCATCGCCGTCGGACTGGGACTGCCGGACGACTTCTACACCGGCATTGCAGGCACCCTCCAGCACAAGCGGGACATCCTTGCCGAGGGGCTCACCGCCGCCGGCTTCGGCGTCTACAGCCCCAAGGGCACTTACTTCATCAACGTGGACACGGCCCCGCTGGGCATCACGGACTCCGTGGACCTGGCCCGCCGGCTTCCCGGCCTGGTGGGTGTTGCCGCCATCCCGGTCCCCGTGTTCTGCCACCCGGAAGGGGCCGGGCGCACCCGCAGCCTGCTCCGCTTCGCGTTCTGCAAGAAGACCGAGGTTCTCGAGGAGGCAGCCTCCCGGCTCGCCACGCTGCGGGACAAGCTCTGAGCCGCACCAGCCCCGGCGGACACGAGGCCTCCCGCTTCCTCCGGACCACCGGCCAGCACGCCTCCATCGAGGCCGATTCGCTGATCGACGGCGCCTACGTCCTGAGCATCGGCGGCGCGGAACAGTCGCACGTGAATGTGGCGGAGCCCGCTGAGATCTTCTATGAGTACCTGCGCCGGATCGGCCATGTGGTGGACCTCGCCGCGCCGGAGGGCGTGCCCATCACCGCGCTGCACCTGGGCGCGGGCGCCCTGACCCTGGCCCGGTACATCCAGGCCACGCGTCCCGGCTCCGAACAGTATGCCGTGGAGCTGGAGCGCGAACTGCTGGACTTCGTGCTGCAGAAGCTGCCGATGCCCGGGGGCACGCGGCTGCACACGCACATCGGCGACGCCCGCGACGCCCTGGCCGAGCTGCCCGCGGAACTCCGCTTCGACGTCGTGATCCTGGACATCTTCTCCGGTCCCGAGGCGCCGGAGCACATCGCGTGCACGGAGTTCTACGCGGAGGCTGCCTCCCGGCTCCGGCCGGACGGGGTGCTCATCGTCAACGTGGGCGACGAACCGGGGCTGACGCTGGTGCGCAGCCAGGTCGCGGCCATGCGCCGGGCCCTGCCCGATATTGCAGCGTTCGCCGAAAGCGGCATGTTCGCCGGCCGCTACCCGGGC contains:
- a CDS encoding LacI family DNA-binding transcriptional regulator, giving the protein MANLQAQAGSGKVTRTDVARYAGVSTAVVSYVINGGPKPVATATAARVREAIKVLQYQPNATARALSLGSTRLLGMIVPDSTNPYFAELTDAIAQAAAARGYALLAANSRTDANTERQNTLNLVSRQVDAIILATVLSPSEVAAMPVQGIPRVLIDQSSAVHGIPTISTDFEQGAAMGVRHLIGHGHEDIGILVGKDIDPSRVDPRQNGWRKALREAGLPDGPAEFTEFTRQGGYEATLRLLELPKPPTAIFASSDLLAVGALRAIHEANMSVPGDIAVVSFDGTSESEFSWPQLTTVRQPINQIADAVLESALSSDEPDGEIQLFPTDLVIRRSCGC
- the mutM gene encoding bifunctional DNA-formamidopyrimidine glycosylase/DNA-(apurinic or apyrimidinic site) lyase; translated protein: MPELPEVEVVRRGLARWVRGRTIISVDVLDPRSIRRHSLGTEDFIGNLEHATVLDVVRRGKFLWMPLAVEGSGGGPDGGGPLPGVALMAHLGMSGQLLMQDPHVPDEKHLKVRIRLSPADGMPEQLRFVDQRIFGGLFVTALVPTPDGGPGGLGETPLPEIAEEAAHIARDPLDPYFSFEDFYRKVRSRKTGLKRALLDQGVISGIGNIYADEALWRARLHYARPTDTLRRADAERLVDSARDVMSDALAAGGTSFDSLYVNVNGDSGYFARDLEVYGREGEPCRRCGTPIKRMAFMNRSSHFCPKCQRSR
- the rnc gene encoding ribonuclease III — encoded protein: MSSTEELLKRLGVSIDAETLRLALTHRSYAYENGGIPTNERLEFLGDSILGFSVTDSLYRDNPGLPEGDLAKRRSAVVSTRALAGIGRELGIGEYIYLGQGEKLTDGKNKASILADTMEALIGATYLSNDIETARQLVMRLVGPLLLDAATLGAGTDWKTSIQELAASRQLGSVHYAVNGSGPDHARTFVAELLIGGTSYGNGSGHSKKEAEQEAAADAWRTLTVRDKAAQNGASQESAIQDSAAAGPASA
- the rpmF gene encoding 50S ribosomal protein L32, which gives rise to MAVPKRKMSRANTRARRAQWKATAPALVKTIENGQVVYSLPHQAKVVTDSAGTALFLEYKGRKVADA
- a CDS encoding DUF177 domain-containing protein: MALVVKDLGRSPGTMRTLNEHVPAPSDLGVALIGVKEGSDVELDLRLEAVHEGILVSGSVSVEVSGECGRCLDPLAYDLEVNVQELFFYEGIELSDEEDDEEQRRVEHDLIDLEPVLRDAVVTMLPFQPVCREDCQGLCSECGVRLEDEPGHHHEVIDPRWAALADLAKTDRQTD
- the coaD gene encoding pantetheine-phosphate adenylyltransferase, which translates into the protein MRRAVCPGSFDPIHNGHLEVIARAAGLFDEVIVAVSTNYTKKYRFSLEERMDMARETLASLRGIIVEPMGEGLLAEYCRHRGISAIVKGLRSSSDFDYELPMATMNRQLSGVETVFLPAESHYLHLSSTLIKEVNALGGDISEFVPKSVLKRLLAGEPPTEQPRKG
- a CDS encoding aminotransferase class I/II-fold pyridoxal phosphate-dependent enzyme, which gives rise to MQTVTSPATSSETAPAPWQRAATGANLLSPDGSLGVTIFEEMTMLALSAGAINLGQGFPDEDGPAEIKAAAQAAIAAGVNQYAPGKGFAVLREAVSAHQERFYGLTPDPETEVIVTTGATEGIAAALLAFIEPGDEVLTFEPFYDSYGAIIGMAGGRHVTAPLLAPDFMPDLDALESAFSSRTRAVLLNNPHNPTGAVFPREVLSRIVELATKYGALIISDEVYEHLTFGVQHIPVTTIPGAAERTITISSAGKTFSFTGWKIGWLSGPQQLVAAVRTVKQFLSYSSGTPFQGAIAVGLGLPDDFYTGIAGTLQHKRDILAEGLTAAGFGVYSPKGTYFINVDTAPLGITDSVDLARRLPGLVGVAAIPVPVFCHPEGAGRTRSLLRFAFCKKTEVLEEAASRLATLRDKL
- a CDS encoding spermidine synthase, whose product is MSRTSPGGHEASRFLRTTGQHASIEADSLIDGAYVLSIGGAEQSHVNVAEPAEIFYEYLRRIGHVVDLAAPEGVPITALHLGAGALTLARYIQATRPGSEQYAVELERELLDFVLQKLPMPGGTRLHTHIGDARDALAELPAELRFDVVILDIFSGPEAPEHIACTEFYAEAASRLRPDGVLIVNVGDEPGLTLVRSQVAAMRRALPDIAAFAESGMFAGRYPGNIILVGTPWPWPAAWTGELLARGPHPAAVLTGVDLDRISD